The genomic window GTTTACAAGAATGGAAAATCTGTAGAAATTCACTCTACAGATGCTGAAGGAAGGCTTATTCTTGCTGATGCTCTTATTTACGGTTCAGAACTAGAACCTGATGTAATGATTGATATGGCTACGTTAACAGGAGCTTGTGTAGTTGCTCTTGGACACTATACTTCAGGTCTTTTTAGTAGTGATGAGAGGCTTGCTGATAGCTTACTCAAGATATCTTCTGAAACTGGCGAAAAAATGTGGAAAATGCCACTTGATAAGGATTTAGAGGAAGAGATAAAAGGTGCTTATGCAGACATTCAAAACGTTGGAAAGTCAAGGTATGGAGGAGCAATTACTGCTGCACTCTTTTTAAAGAACTTTGTTGACTTTAAGAAAGTCAAAGCTTGGGCACACATAGACATAGCAGGACCTGCTTTCCTTGATAAAGATTGGAAATACTATTCGGCTGGAGCTACTGGACAGCCTGTAAGAACTATTGCTGAGTTTTTGATTGATTAATTTAGAAGGGGAGGTCCGTCCCCCTTGCGGGGGACACTTTTTTAAAAGCTTATTTCTGCTTTAACCATACCTATGAGAACATCACTATCTTTTCCGTTAGGATTTATTATGTATTGAATGTCTGGAGTTATGTAAAAATCTTTACCAACTTTCTTTCTATAGTAACCTTCAAAGTGATGTTCTGTTTTGTTGTTTTCGAGTTTTTTATTTGGGAAAAGTGCAGCCCATCCAAAAGCTAAAGTGTCATCTTTGATGTTTGAACTTACTCCTAAAGATACAAACTTTTTAACTTCGTAAACGTCGTTTGCGAAAGCTGCTCTTCCAAAAATTCCAAAGTTTTCAAAAATTTCTTGGTCAAAAGAAACTCCAACTCCGAAACTTTTGTCTACACTAGGTTCTTGAACTGGATTGGTGGTGTCTTCTCCTACTTTAATGTGATCTGCTAAGTCTTCCCAGTAGTAAAGGCGGTAATTTCCACCATTTCTAGAAAATTTAACCTGAACAGCCCAGAAAGGATTTTTAAACATGTCACTGTAAAGGTCTTTCTCTTCTACTGTCCATTCTCCATTTTTATAAACCAAATTTTTCTTTTGTTCGTT from Desulfurobacteriaceae bacterium includes these protein-coding regions:
- a CDS encoding carbohydrate porin, translated to MRKFLAAVSTVTLLLNTSSAFSEEERKVEIGGDTVIYYQGTKDVNGSGYVADITLSFKPRENGELFLRLHAGEGSGADSIEAFANLNTFADDNPENEATFKLLEAYYKEEFLDGKLKIAVGKTEPPVFIDDNEYANDEYSQFVGKPFVNNPIIDGEFQFAPIVSASLLIGNLEFTALVQSNEQKKNLVYKNGEWTVEEKDLYSDMFKNPFWAVQVKFSRNGGNYRLYYWEDLADHIKVGEDTTNPVQEPSVDKSFGVGVSFDQEIFENFGIFGRAAFANDVYEVKKFVSLGVSSNIKDDTLAFGWAALFPNKKLENNKTEHHFEGYYRKKVGKDFYITPDIQYIINPNGKDSDVLIGMVKAEISF